GTATGAGCACCCTAATCCCCGCAGCCAGCTAAAATGAAAACCGACCCATTAGACCCATTGTCTTTTCAAATTTAACCTGTTACGGCCAAAAAAGCGCCCCCGGAAAACCGGGGGCGCTTTTTTATGGCTGGGGAGAGATTCTCCCCCACCGCATTACCTACATTGCACTAAGACTATGACATACGCCACAGGTGTTTATGTAAGGCACCGGCATCGGATTAGTTGACGAAGTAGCGTTTTTCAGAGGGACATCCAGACGATGCGAGCTGATGTCATTCTGATAGTAAGTCACACCAGAGATGCCGCCGACTTTGCCGACCGTCTGACCAGCGCCAGACTTTGCCGTTTTGGTGAAGTGACAATCGATACACTTGGTACCTGCGCCCATCGAGGCGCCAGTCTTGGCAGTCATGTGAGCAACCACATCGGCCTTGGCCGCGTGACAGCTGATACACAAGCTGTTATCCGAAGTGCCGTTCAGTTGGTGACGATCGGTTCCCGGCGCGTGAATATCATGACAATCGGTGCAGGTCTTGAGCGCACTGCCATTGCGATATTTTACGGACTGAATGAAATCCGTGTACTGCTGATGGTGAGATTTTGAATGCAACCCGTCGGCCCACATGTCACTTGCCTTAGCATCATGACGATCGGTATTGTTGGCCAGATAAGAGGCCCGACTGCTGCCTGCGTGCAACATCTCGTTATTTACATCCAACGGTTGGTCAGTATGGGTACCGAAGCTATTATTGCCCTCAGGCCGGCTATGACAACGGCCGCAGAGCATGGAAGCCCGTTCAACCGGAAGATTTTGCGGGGTGACGATGGCGACGCCAAGACCGTTGGCGGCCTGATGGTCAGAACCCGGGCCGTGGCAGGATTCACAGCCGACGTTCATCTCTTCGTTGACACCAGATATCGGGTTCAGAGTGCCGTTGACATCGGCAACGGCCGTGGCGCTGAATTCGCTGGTCGTCGAGTTTTGAACAACCTGATAGCCGTTGAAGTGACAGGATGCGCAGTTGATATCAAAACTCTTTGACGCTGCGGGCAGGTCCTTAAAAAGATTATTGGTTGCAACCGCAGTGTCGAAGGTCATCCAGAAATCCAGATGATAATCACGAAAGATCTTACGGGTTCTGTCAGTCGCAGCATCATCACCCGACGCATTGTACTGTACCGGAAGGATATAGAGACTTTCACTGGCACCAAACGAAGACATGTAGCGCTGTTTGTAAACGCCGCCACCGTAGTTCATAAGAACTTCGCGGATCATCCCGCTTTTCGGATCGGCAGGGTTGATGACGTTGGTGAACTGCATTTTATATTTACTATCAACGCTGTCCTTGTAGACACGAACCGTCGCATAGATAGTTCCTGTCGCGGGGGCAGTCGTCTGCGTTTTAAATTTGTCGAATCCACGGGTGGTATCAGGGTCAGAGTACCAGATGGTCGTCCCGCCCGTAGTGGACGTACCTGCGGTAAACTTGTCCAGCCCCGCCATATAATTGTAAACCCCGGCAGTCGGACCGAACTCGGTCAGATCTTGAAGACCACTCGGAACCCCTGCCTGCATGATGCCGTGCTTGTGGGCGGTTTGCTTGATCGTGGCATAGGTCGAATGACAGCCCAGACAGGCGCTGGAACCGATATAGGTTGCCGTCGCGGAGGGGCTGGTCGAAATCTCAACGGTTGTCACGTTATTGTCCAGAGATGCCCCTGTGACCAGGTTACGGCACAGGCTGCCGCCTGGCAGGTGAACCGAATCAGTCGTTGCAGGGGTAACGTAGATAAAATACATATCCGCAGCACCAACGGGTAGCCCGGAAAGGAGTGCTTTGCCGGTGGCGTCGGTTGTGCCCGAAACGTAAGTTGTTACACCACTCCCAGCAGGGGTAAAGTTACCGTTGATCAAATCCTCAAGTGGCTCATCGACGTTCTGGGACGCTGCTGTATAGTTGCCATCTGTCCCCAAAGTAATTGGCTCAGCGGCAATAGCCGTAACGTCTGCCGCCGGGATGGCGTAGACTGTGGCCCCTACAACGGCGTCTCCTGCGGTATCTGTTACCTGAACCGTCGGCTCAATCGTGACCGCCGGCACGATCGGGTCGGATGAGCTGGAGCCGCAACCGGCCAGCATATACGTCGCCACTGTGGCCAACGCCAGATACGTTAAAATTCTCCACATTTTCCTTTGTTTCAGCATGGAACCTCCTGATTCGTTGCGGGGTTGAAGCCTTCTTGGCCTGTTATTGCCTCTAAACATTATTGGTTCTAAAATTCTGTTCACTATCCACCCGCTCTTTAAACAAGTTCCAGATAAATTAAATAAAATCCAGCGGCGCGCTGTGAAGAAAACTTCACAACTCTTTTAAGGACAGCGGCAATGAGGCGATCGGAAGGATTACGCCATAAACAGGGAATCAGGGCTGGGACTCTGCCGGGATACATAAGAAAGGGGTCAAGAAAGGAAGTCTGCCGTTGGTATTTTCTGGCCGACTATTGCAAGACCTAAGGGTAGGAAGAGGGAATTTAAACGTCCTGCAACAGAAGGCGAAATTTATCCAGACTCTGCGCCCGCTTCATCTTCCCCAACACCCGCTGGCGCGCCGGATCGGGGATGAAATTGAGCAGATCCTTGAGCTTCATCAACGCCTGGCGCTCGCCACAGAACTGTTCAAGATAGGCCGGAATGAGAGCGGCAATGTAACCCTGCAGCTGTCTGCTCCGCTCTTCAGCGGTCAGAGGTTCGAGCCGTTCTGCACGTAACCGGGTGAACAGAAAGGGATCGGCCAGCGCGCCACGACCCAGCATCAGGCCTGAGATCCCCGGGATCTGCAGCAGCTTCAGGCCGGTGGCGACATCGTTGATATCGCCGTTGGCGACAAGGGGCAGTGGGCACTTTGCCGCAACCTCAGCGGTCAGCTCGTGATCGGCGTGGCCGGTGTAACGCTGCTCGACGGTGCGCGGATGCAGAATCAGCCAGTCGACCCCGCAGTCTTCAAACACCGGCAGCAACTCGAAGATCTGACGCGGATCATCGTAGCCGGCGCGGCACTTAATAGAAAAATCTCCCTTGATCTGCGCACGCAGGCGTTGCAGCAGCGCCGCCAGCTTGAGCGGCTCACGAAGCAGCTCACCGCCGGTCGCGCCGCTCAGCATCCGGCCGTAGGGGCAACCGAGGTTCAGGTTAAGATGCCGGGCTCCGGCCATCTCCAGCCCCTCGGCCGCTTCACACAGCGGCTCTGCGCCGTGACCGATCATCTGCACCACCAGCGGGGTTTCCCCGCCGTGGCTGCTGACCTCGGCCAGATCACTGCGCGTCACGCGCTTGCGACTGCGGGTCTGCACCCGCACAAACTCGGTAAAAACCATATCGGGCGCGACCTGGTTGATAAACCACTGGCGCAGCACGCGGTTAGTCAGCCCCTGCATCGGCGCCAGCATCAGGAGTGGCTTTTGGCTAAAGAGTTTTTTTGCGGCGTTTGGCTTCATAGAGACGACTATCGGCAAGTTTAAGCAGGTCAGTGGGATGCGCTCTTTCGTTGGATGACGCGGTGCCATAACTGATGCGCGCTTCGAGGCTCTGCCCCTTGAACTGCAGCGGGTGTTTAAGAAATTCGGTCTCCATCCGCCCCAGCAAGCCTTCGGCCGCGGCGCGATCGGTCTGCGGCAGCAGCAGCACAAATTCATCCCCCGCCAGGCGGGTGGTCAGATCGGTCTGGCGGCTCATCTTTTTCAGACCCTCGGCCAGATACTGCAACAGGGCGTCGCCGTAATCATGGCCGTGTGTATCATTGACCAGCTTGAAGCGATCGAGATCGACAAAAGCGACGCTCATTTCACCGCCATAGCGTTTGATCCGCGCCAGTTCGGTGGTCAGAAAACGTTCCATGGCCCGCCGGTTGGGAAGTGAGGTCAAGGGATCATGGTAGGCCAGTTGGCGCAGCTGTTCGTGAGCAATCACGTTCGACAGGCCGAGGGACAGCTTGACCGCCAGACGTTCGAGATAGACCGGATTGTAGTTCGGGTTGAAGCGCTGCGGATCGGGATCCGCCTGATTGAGACTCCCGACCAGCTCGCCATCGAGATGCAGGGGGACCAGCGCCAGCGACTGAAAATGCTCACGCCGCGCCGCCGGCAGCAGCTTGAAATAAGGACTGAGATTTTCATTGACCACCAGCGGCCTCTCAGGCTGCGGCAGCAGCTCCTCAAAGCTTTCACGCCTGACCAAAGGCGCATCCGACTTGCCGCGCACAAAGCGCGCCGCGCCGGAATCTTCAATAAATGACAACCAGCAATGTGGTACCTTAAACAGCTCGGCAACCTGCCGCGGCAAGGCCCGGCAGAAGGTCTCAACATCGAGGATTTTGAGAATTTCGAGATCGAGCGCATAGAACTTTTCGGCCAGTTCTTCATGCTCATGAAAGCGTTCGATGAGTGAAAGTTTGTGCATCAGTACCTCATGACTGAAATAAGCTGCAGAAGTACCACAGTCCAGCCCGAAAAACCATGCTTTGACACCCCACCACCAGGAAGAGAAAAATGTCCCGCTCCGACTGGTTTTGACGTATGATAAACGCCGTCCACCCCCCCCAGCGGGAGATCAGCATGCGTCTTTTCAGTCGAATCATCTTCAGCAACCCGGTTCTCGGCCTGCTCCTCACGCTGGTGATTTTTGTCGCCTCGCAGGTCGGTTGTCCCCCGCTGCAGGTGCTGGATCAACAAATCTTTGACCAGCTGATTGCCCTGCGCAAGCCGGCCAACTCCGACAACCTGGTGATGGTCGCCATCGACCTCAAAAGCCGCCAGCAACTGGGCGATACCCCCTGGTCGCGTCACCAGCTGGCGAAACTGCTGAACGCCGTAGAGGAACAACACCCGGCCGCCATCGGCCTCATTTCCCCGCTGAGTTTCGCTTCAAGCGACCCGACGGCCGATCAGGAACTGATCGCGAACGCCCGCAATCTGGTCGTCAGAGTCGAGGACCTGCAGGGAATTTCCGCCGGCAACACGCCTTATTTCAAAAGCCATTCACTGCCGCGCATCACCCAGTTGCCCACCGCGCGCGAACTGCTGCTCAATCAGCAGAATCCGCTCCGCCGCTACCTGTCGCAGCCACCCTCCCCGCTGCTGCTGCCGCCACTTCGAGGGTTACAGGATCGGGCTTTAGCCGGGCCACTTATTTTACACCCGGATAAAGATGGCGTGCTACGACGTCTGCCGCTCCTCGTCCCCTGGCAAGATCGCCTGGTGCCGTCGCTGCCGTTGCAGCTGATTCTCATGACCACAGGCGAACGACTGCAGGATCTCAGCTACGGCCCGCTCGAATTTCCGGGACGCCTCAGCCTCGGCAAGCTGCGCCTCGACCTCGGCCCGGGGTATCAACTGCTGCTTGATCGGTCCGGCCGAGCGCCGGCCTTTCAGGCGATTTCGGCCAGCGATCTGCTACAGCAAAAAGTTCCGCCAAGGACCCTGCGCAACCGTATTGTCCTGATCGGCGAAAGCGACGCTCAAGCACAACCGGCTGGAAGGCTCGGAGCGCTTGAAGCGGCAACTCTGGCGACTATCAGCCTGCTCAACGGCACGCCACTGCATCAACCTGCCTGGGGCTGGTTGCTTGAGAGCCTGGTACTGCTCTACTTCGGGCTGTTCTGTTTTCTGCTCCTGCCCCGTCTTTCGACCCGCTTCGGGCTTTTAAGCCTGTTGTTTTTTCTGTTGACCTGGGTTATCGGCGCTGCCGCGACCCTGGTGATCAGCGGGCTCTGGCTACAGGTCGCCCCGGCCATAGTTCTCTCGCTGCTCGGTTTTCTGCTGGTGCACTACAAGAAGTTGCGACATAACCTGACAACCTCGGTCGCCGAGAGCGACAAAATGCTCGGGCGATCCTTTCAGGAACAGGGGATGCTCGACCTGGCGCTGGACCGCTATCTGCGTTGCCCGCCCGGGTACAGGGGCATGAAAGAGCTGCTCTACAGCCTCGGCCTCGACTTCGAACGCAAGCGGATGCCGCACAAGGCGCTGACGGTCTATCTGCACCTGCAGAAAGCCGGGAGTTTTCGCGATCTCAAGCAGCGCATCCGGCAACTCAGGGATAACGTTCAGACCCTGGTTATGCCTGCCGCAAATGGCACCATGGTAATCAGCAAGTCGGGCGAAAAACCGATGCTCGGCCGCTACCGCATTGAAAAAGTGCTCGGACAGGGTGCCATGGGTACCGTCTATCAGGGGGTCGATCCCAAAATCAATCGTCAGGTCGCGATCAAGACACTGGCCTATGAACAAATCGATCCGACAGAACTCGACGACGTCAAGGAGCGCTTCTTTCGCGAAGCCGAGGCCGCCGGCCGCCTTAACCATCCGAATATCGTCACGGTTTACGATGTCGGCGAGGAGGCCGATCTGGCCTACATGGCGATGGAACTGCTGGACGGCACCGACTTAAGTCAGTACTGCAGTAAGAAAAATCGCCTCTCAGCACGCAAGATTCTGGAGCTCGGCGCGCAGATTGCCGGAGCGCTCGACTACGCCCATCACCACGATGTCGTACATCGCGACATCAAACCGGCCAATATTATGCTCGGCAAGAACGGTCAGGTGAAGGTCGCCGATTTCGGCGTGGCGCGCATGGTATCGAGTTCGAAAACCGAAACCGGCATCATCCTCGGCACCCCGAGCTACATGTCACCCGAGCAGGTTGCGGGGAAACGGGTCGACGGGCGCTCCGATCTTTTCTCTCTGGGAGTGGTCTTTTATGAACTGTTCAGCGGCGCAAAACCCTTTGTCGGGGAAAACCTCACCGCCCTGATGTACAATATTTCCAACGCCAAATATCCTGACCTCCAGGATATCTGTCCCGACCTGCCGGACGACTGCTGCAGAATGGTCGACAAGTTGCTGAGCAAGTCGGCGAGCCGGCGCTACAAATCGGCTGATCTGCTCCAGCGTGAGCTCTTCGACCTGCTGGATACCATGGAGGGGAGATGAAACTGACCGCCTGCACCCTGACCGATGTCGGGCTGCGACGTACCAACAATGAAGATGCCGTCTTCGCCGATGCGGCCAACGGCCTGTTTGTCCTGGCCGACGGCATGGGTGGCCACGCCGCCGGCGAAGTGGCGAGCGCCATGGCGGTTGCAACCGTCTGCGACCAGTTCCCACCGCTCGCTCCACCCCCGGCGGACGCCACCGCCAGCCTGCAATCGGCCTTTCTCAACGCCAGCCGCAGCATTCGCCAGACCGCACTGCAGGATGAGTCCAAACGCGGTATGGGGACTACGCTTTCCGTTGTCTATATCGATGGCGAGACCGCTCAGATTGCCCATGTCGGCGACAGTCGCATCTATCGTCTGCGGGGTGCAGAGCTGAAGCAGCTGAGCATCGATCATTCTCTGGTGGCCGAACAGGTGCGGCTGGGGATCATCTCCATTGAGGAAGCGCGCAACTCGCAGATGCGTAACATTCTGCTGCAGGCCGTAGGGCTCGAGGAAAGCGTCGAGGTCTTCCTGGCGCGGCAGCTGTTACAAGCCGGAGATCTGTTGCTGCTCTGCAGTGACGGCCTCACCGACATGCTGGATGATACACAGATCCAGGCCCTGTTATGTCAAAAGCAGACACTCCAGAAAACCGCAGCACAGCTGGTTGAAGCGGCCAATCAGGCCGGTGGACGTGACAATATTTCGGTCATTGTGGTAAAAATCGAGGAGTAGAACCAGAAGGATTCACATCGGAATCAGGAGAAAAACCATGTTAAAAATCACCCTGCAACTCGGCGACAAACTGTTGGCCACCTATGAAACTGACAACGATGACCTCAGCATTGGCCGCAGCGCCAGCAACGACATCAGGATCGACAACCTGGCGGTTTCCAGCCAACATGCCAAAATCCGCAAGGTGATGAACACCTACCTGATCGAAGACCTCAAAAGCACCAACGGCACCTTCGTCAACGAAAAGCAGATCGACCGCTATGAACTGATCGACGGCGACCGGGTGACCATCGGCAAGCACAGCCTGCTCTTCAGCATCTCCGGCGGTTCGAAGAAGCCCCCCTTCGACGCCGACAAAACCATGATCCTTGATACCGAGAAACAACGCGAGCTGCTGGATAAAAATCGCTGACAATCGCGAGCCTGACTCTCTTTTGAACAGATCCGATCCGCGTATCTAAAATGATGTTCCGAGCATCGAATCACTTAGATAAACCGAGATGCCGCTCTCAGACAGGACGTAAAAAGGCCCAACCAGTTTAGCTCTGGTCGGGCCTTTAAATCTGATCAGCGGATCTTTTCAGCTCTGCCCCGAAGCGGCCTGCTCTTCATCCAGTACCCTGCGTGTCACCTGGACCATCTCGGCGAGGGCCAGGGGCTTCAGGCAAAACGCGTTGATCCCGAGTCTCTTCGCCTCTTCGGCATCAATCAGATTACTGTGCCCGGTACAGAGAATTGTCGGGAGATCAGGGCGGATGCCGTGTAGTTCGGCGATAAACTCATGGCCCGAAAGGCCCGGCATGGTCTGATCGCTGATAACCAGATCAAAATCATACGGATCCGCTTTGAAAATTTCCAGCGCCCGGGTACTGCTGACCTGGGTAGTGACCTGATAGCCGTACTCGCTGAGAATCTCTCTCCAGGCCTCGAGCAACATGCTGTCGTCATCCACAATAAGGACCTTTTCACTGCCGCGGGGCAGCGCCAGGTCAACGGCTGGAATGTCTAACTCCCGGTCTTCAATGATCGGAAAATAGAGTTCAAAAGTGCTCCCCTGGCCCGGGGTGCTGTTGACCTTGATCAGCCCGCCATGCTTCATCACAACCTTCTGTGTAGTTGCAAGCCCTATCCCTGTTCCGGCGTTGACCCCCTTGGTGGTAAAGAAAGGTTCAAAGATTTGCTCGATGATTTCCGGGGGCACACCCGCACCCGTATCCTGCACACTGAGCCGGGCGTAGCTGCCGGGTCCGCAGGCGTAGGCCGCAGGGATTTCGGCTGTTTGCAAGGTGACCCTGTCGAGGCTGACACACAAATCGCCCTTTTCGCGCATGGCATGGACCGCATTGTTACACAGGTTAATCAAGGCTTCCTGGATCTGGGTGGCGTCGCCTTTGATGATAATTTCGCCCCTGTCGTGGGTGATGATTTTTTGCAGCTTGACCGTGCTGGGGATAGTGGACTCCAACAGCTTGAGGGTCTCATCGACCAGCGCCGGCAATGAAACCGGCAGCACGTAATCTGAACCTTGGCGGCTGAAGGTCGAAATCTTCTGGACCAGCTCGCGGGAACGGTTCACGGCAATCTTGGCATTCGCCAACAATGGGCGCGCAGGACTGTCTTGCGCCAGCCGGTTCAGAGAAAGATCGATATTCCCGAGAATAATCGCCAGATTATTGTTGAAACTGTGGGCAACCCCGCCGGCCATATGACCGAGGGTTTCCATCTTGTGCTGCTGTGTTTCGCGCAAATCCTGCTTGGCCTGCTTCAATTCGGTGATGTCGATCAAGGCCAGGCGGCATTCTTCCCCGGTCACGGTCACCAATGCCTTAAGTTGGAGAACGACACCAGAATGCGCCTTTGGCATGAGATTC
Above is a genomic segment from Geopsychrobacter electrodiphilus DSM 16401 containing:
- a CDS encoding cytochrome c3 family protein, translated to MLKQRKMWRILTYLALATVATYMLAGCGSSSSDPIVPAVTIEPTVQVTDTAGDAVVGATVYAIPAADVTAIAAEPITLGTDGNYTAASQNVDEPLEDLINGNFTPAGSGVTTYVSGTTDATGKALLSGLPVGAADMYFIYVTPATTDSVHLPGGSLCRNLVTGASLDNNVTTVEISTSPSATATYIGSSACLGCHSTYATIKQTAHKHGIMQAGVPSGLQDLTEFGPTAGVYNYMAGLDKFTAGTSTTGGTTIWYSDPDTTRGFDKFKTQTTAPATGTIYATVRVYKDSVDSKYKMQFTNVINPADPKSGMIREVLMNYGGGVYKQRYMSSFGASESLYILPVQYNASGDDAATDRTRKIFRDYHLDFWMTFDTAVATNNLFKDLPAASKSFDINCASCHFNGYQVVQNSTTSEFSATAVADVNGTLNPISGVNEEMNVGCESCHGPGSDHQAANGLGVAIVTPQNLPVERASMLCGRCHSRPEGNNSFGTHTDQPLDVNNEMLHAGSSRASYLANNTDRHDAKASDMWADGLHSKSHHQQYTDFIQSVKYRNGSALKTCTDCHDIHAPGTDRHQLNGTSDNSLCISCHAAKADVVAHMTAKTGASMGAGTKCIDCHFTKTAKSGAGQTVGKVGGISGVTYYQNDISSHRLDVPLKNATSSTNPMPVPYINTCGVCHSLSAM
- a CDS encoding tRNA dihydrouridine synthase, translated to MKPNAAKKLFSQKPLLMLAPMQGLTNRVLRQWFINQVAPDMVFTEFVRVQTRSRKRVTRSDLAEVSSHGGETPLVVQMIGHGAEPLCEAAEGLEMAGARHLNLNLGCPYGRMLSGATGGELLREPLKLAALLQRLRAQIKGDFSIKCRAGYDDPRQIFELLPVFEDCGVDWLILHPRTVEQRYTGHADHELTAEVAAKCPLPLVANGDINDVATGLKLLQIPGISGLMLGRGALADPFLFTRLRAERLEPLTAEERSRQLQGYIAALIPAYLEQFCGERQALMKLKDLLNFIPDPARQRVLGKMKRAQSLDKFRLLLQDV
- a CDS encoding sensor domain-containing diguanylate cyclase is translated as MHKLSLIERFHEHEELAEKFYALDLEILKILDVETFCRALPRQVAELFKVPHCWLSFIEDSGAARFVRGKSDAPLVRRESFEELLPQPERPLVVNENLSPYFKLLPAARREHFQSLALVPLHLDGELVGSLNQADPDPQRFNPNYNPVYLERLAVKLSLGLSNVIAHEQLRQLAYHDPLTSLPNRRAMERFLTTELARIKRYGGEMSVAFVDLDRFKLVNDTHGHDYGDALLQYLAEGLKKMSRQTDLTTRLAGDEFVLLLPQTDRAAAEGLLGRMETEFLKHPLQFKGQSLEARISYGTASSNERAHPTDLLKLADSRLYEAKRRKKTL
- a CDS encoding CHASE2 domain-containing serine/threonine-protein kinase — encoded protein: MRLFSRIIFSNPVLGLLLTLVIFVASQVGCPPLQVLDQQIFDQLIALRKPANSDNLVMVAIDLKSRQQLGDTPWSRHQLAKLLNAVEEQHPAAIGLISPLSFASSDPTADQELIANARNLVVRVEDLQGISAGNTPYFKSHSLPRITQLPTARELLLNQQNPLRRYLSQPPSPLLLPPLRGLQDRALAGPLILHPDKDGVLRRLPLLVPWQDRLVPSLPLQLILMTTGERLQDLSYGPLEFPGRLSLGKLRLDLGPGYQLLLDRSGRAPAFQAISASDLLQQKVPPRTLRNRIVLIGESDAQAQPAGRLGALEAATLATISLLNGTPLHQPAWGWLLESLVLLYFGLFCFLLLPRLSTRFGLLSLLFFLLTWVIGAAATLVISGLWLQVAPAIVLSLLGFLLVHYKKLRHNLTTSVAESDKMLGRSFQEQGMLDLALDRYLRCPPGYRGMKELLYSLGLDFERKRMPHKALTVYLHLQKAGSFRDLKQRIRQLRDNVQTLVMPAANGTMVISKSGEKPMLGRYRIEKVLGQGAMGTVYQGVDPKINRQVAIKTLAYEQIDPTELDDVKERFFREAEAAGRLNHPNIVTVYDVGEEADLAYMAMELLDGTDLSQYCSKKNRLSARKILELGAQIAGALDYAHHHDVVHRDIKPANIMLGKNGQVKVADFGVARMVSSSKTETGIILGTPSYMSPEQVAGKRVDGRSDLFSLGVVFYELFSGAKPFVGENLTALMYNISNAKYPDLQDICPDLPDDCCRMVDKLLSKSASRRYKSADLLQRELFDLLDTMEGR
- a CDS encoding Stp1/IreP family PP2C-type Ser/Thr phosphatase, whose product is MKLTACTLTDVGLRRTNNEDAVFADAANGLFVLADGMGGHAAGEVASAMAVATVCDQFPPLAPPPADATASLQSAFLNASRSIRQTALQDESKRGMGTTLSVVYIDGETAQIAHVGDSRIYRLRGAELKQLSIDHSLVAEQVRLGIISIEEARNSQMRNILLQAVGLEESVEVFLARQLLQAGDLLLLCSDGLTDMLDDTQIQALLCQKQTLQKTAAQLVEAANQAGGRDNISVIVVKIEE
- a CDS encoding FHA domain-containing protein is translated as MLKITLQLGDKLLATYETDNDDLSIGRSASNDIRIDNLAVSSQHAKIRKVMNTYLIEDLKSTNGTFVNEKQIDRYELIDGDRVTIGKHSLLFSISGGSKKPPFDADKTMILDTEKQRELLDKNR
- a CDS encoding hybrid sensor histidine kinase/response regulator, which encodes MVTDNEEYKKDLAALRRRAEERLAHPPDLSNEPLRLLHELQVHRVELELQNAELRDTRYELETMLEKYTDLFDFAPVGYVTLDRTGVILAVNLTAARLIGLERFRIRGRRFEHFVDYPFRPAFYALLQKAFLSATQESCEVNLMPKAHSGVVLQLKALVTVTGEECRLALIDITELKQAKQDLRETQQHKMETLGHMAGGVAHSFNNNLAIILGNIDLSLNRLAQDSPARPLLANAKIAVNRSRELVQKISTFSRQGSDYVLPVSLPALVDETLKLLESTIPSTVKLQKIITHDRGEIIIKGDATQIQEALINLCNNAVHAMREKGDLCVSLDRVTLQTAEIPAAYACGPGSYARLSVQDTGAGVPPEIIEQIFEPFFTTKGVNAGTGIGLATTQKVVMKHGGLIKVNSTPGQGSTFELYFPIIEDRELDIPAVDLALPRGSEKVLIVDDDSMLLEAWREILSEYGYQVTTQVSSTRALEIFKADPYDFDLVISDQTMPGLSGHEFIAELHGIRPDLPTILCTGHSNLIDAEEAKRLGINAFCLKPLALAEMVQVTRRVLDEEQAASGQS